One segment of Panicum virgatum strain AP13 chromosome 1K, P.virgatum_v5, whole genome shotgun sequence DNA contains the following:
- the LOC120657090 gene encoding uncharacterized protein LOC120657090 produces MATKYIVGSVAASFAFAYACGVYVADRKVLGGTTPRTVATGEWWQETDRKFQGWPRTAGPPVAMNPISRQNFVVKSPSKP; encoded by the exons ATGGCCACCAAGTACATCGTCGGATCGGTGGCGGCCTCCTTCGCCTTCGCCTACGCCTGCGGCGTCTACGTCGCCGACAGGAAGGTCCTCGGAG GCACGACCCCTCGGACCGTGGCGACGGGCGAGTGGTGGCAGGAGACAGACAGGAAGTTCCAGGGGTGGCCGCGCACCGCCGGCCCGCCGGTCGCCATGAACCCCATCAGCCGCCAGAACTTCGTCGTCAAGTCGCCGTCCAAGCCCTGA